CATGAGGAACGCGTTGGCCGCCCCCCCGCCATCCACCCGGAGCTCCCGGATGGGGATCCCGGACTCGACGTTCATGACGTCGATCACGTCGCGGGTCTGGTAGGCAATGCTCTCCAGGGTGGCGCGAATGAGGTGGCGGCGTCCCGCGCCCCGAGTGAGGCCCACGATGGCCCCCCGCGCGCCCATATCCCAATAGGGAGCACCGAGGCCGGCGAAGGCGGGGACGATGTAGACCCCTCCCGTGTCCTTTAGCCCGGCCGCGATGGCCTCGGTTTCCGCGGCGTTGTGGATGAGGCCGAGTTCGTCGCGCAGCCACTGCACCGCTGCTCCCGCGATGAAGATGGACCCCTCCAGGGCGTAGACGGGACTCCCGGTGGCGTCGCAGCAAAGGGTGGCGAGAAGGCCCCCGGTGCTCTTCACCCGCTTCCGGCCCATGTTCATCATCACGAAACAGCCGGTGCCGTAGGTGTTCTTGGCAAGACCGGGCTCCCAGCATCCCTGCCCGAAAAGGGCGGCCTGCTGGTCGCCGGCGATCCCGGAAACGGGGACCCCTGCGGGCAGGCCGGACTTGGGCGCGGTCTCCCCGAAGAACCCGCTGCTCGGCCGCACCTCGGGAAGCATGGCGGGGGGGATGTCGAGGATCTGGAGGAGGCGGGGATCCCACCGCCGCTCGTGGATGTCGAAGATCAGCGTCCGCGAGGCATTGGTGGGATCGGTGGCGTGGACGGCGCCGTCGGTGAGCCGAAAGAGCAGCCAGGTGTCGATGGTCCCAAAGAGCACGTCTCCAGCCGCGGCGCCCGCCCGAAGCTCGGGGTAGCGGTCCAGAATCCAGCGAATCTTCGTCCCTGAGAAGTAGGGGTCGAGGACGAGGCCGGTACGCTCGCGGAAGGTAGGCTCATGGCCGTCCCTCCGCAGGCGCTCGCAAATCTCCGCGGTCTGGCGGCTCTGCCAGACGATCGCGGGATGAACCGGCCGACCGGTTTTCCGCTCCCACACCACCGTGGTCTCGCGCTGGTTGGTGACGCCGATGGCCCTGAGCTCTCCCGGTCCCACCCCGGCCGCGTCCAGAGCCTCCTTCATGACCCGGCGGCTGACTTGCCAAATCTCCTCCGGGTCGTGCTCCACCCAACCCGGCTGGGGGTAGAACTGCTTGAACTCGGAGTAAGCGCGGCCCAACACCTGGCCGTCGTGCGAGAAAGCGAGGGCGGTGCTCCCGGTCGTGCCCTGATCGAGGGCGAGGACGGCGGCGGGCATGGGGGCGGCTCCTTTCGAGTCCTTATTGTAGCGGGGAGGCCCGTGGAAGCGATGGCCGGGCACGGCCTCGTGATAATCTCGAACGCCCGGCGCCGGGTGAACCTTCCCCGACCGAGCCGGAGGATCGCACGGTGGGCCTTGAGATTTCTGGTTCGCGGGCCGCGACGGGTCGTCCCGCGCCTTCTGGCTTGGCGAGGGTGATGCGGGCGCTCCGCAGCAGCGCGTTCCTCGCTGTCTACGCCATCCACATGCTCCTCACGTTCGGCGCCGTCCAGCGTTTTCTCGTCTGGCCCCTGGCCCTCCTATGGCCTGCGCGTCGCCGGAATATCGTGGGCTGGTGGTTCCGCCTCCAAGCGCACTTGACCCTGGCCATGGCGCGGGTGCTCGCCAACGTGCGGATCACGATCCAGGGGGCGATTGAGCCGGGGACCTGTGTGGTGGTCATGAACCACCAGTCCGTTCTCGACATTCCCATCGCCTATGCCCTGGTGCGGGGGCCCTACCCGCTCATCCCCACCCGCGCCCGGTACCGGTACGGCATGCCCGCGGTGTCACCCCTAATCCGGCTGGGCCGGCTTCCCCTGGTCCGGCAGGAGCCGGGGTCGGCGCGGGCGGATGTCAAGAGCATGCAGGCCGCGGCCGAGCAGGTGGCGCGGGAGGAGCACTCCCTGCTGATCTTCGCGGAGGGGCATCGCACCCGGGACGGCGAGATCGGTCCATTCATGCGGACGGGCCTGAAGGTCGTCCTGGCCCGCGCCCGGCGTCCCGTCTACTGCATCGTGGAAGACGGGCTCTGGCACGTGCGCACGTTCGCCGATGTCTGCCTGCGCTTCGCGGACAGCTCGGCGGAGGTGGTGGTCCTGGGTCCGTTCGAGGCGCCCGCGGGGAAGGACATCGAGGGCTTTATCGAATCCCTCCGCGAGCGGATGGTGACCGCCCTCCGGGAGATACGGGCCCGCCGGCAGGGGAGGGAAGGAACGGCCGCCTGACGGCGGGGACCGGCCCCGGATCCCCTCCCCGGGTCAATCCGGGAGGATCAGGCTCGA
The DNA window shown above is from Vicinamibacteria bacterium and carries:
- the glpK gene encoding glycerol kinase GlpK; protein product: MPAAVLALDQGTTGSTALAFSHDGQVLGRAYSEFKQFYPQPGWVEHDPEEIWQVSRRVMKEALDAAGVGPGELRAIGVTNQRETTVVWERKTGRPVHPAIVWQSRQTAEICERLRRDGHEPTFRERTGLVLDPYFSGTKIRWILDRYPELRAGAAAGDVLFGTIDTWLLFRLTDGAVHATDPTNASRTLIFDIHERRWDPRLLQILDIPPAMLPEVRPSSGFFGETAPKSGLPAGVPVSGIAGDQQAALFGQGCWEPGLAKNTYGTGCFVMMNMGRKRVKSTGGLLATLCCDATGSPVYALEGSIFIAGAAVQWLRDELGLIHNAAETEAIAAGLKDTGGVYIVPAFAGLGAPYWDMGARGAIVGLTRGAGRRHLIRATLESIAYQTRDVIDVMNVESGIPIRELRVDGGGAANAFLM
- a CDS encoding lysophospholipid acyltransferase family protein; amino-acid sequence: MRALRSSAFLAVYAIHMLLTFGAVQRFLVWPLALLWPARRRNIVGWWFRLQAHLTLAMARVLANVRITIQGAIEPGTCVVVMNHQSVLDIPIAYALVRGPYPLIPTRARYRYGMPAVSPLIRLGRLPLVRQEPGSARADVKSMQAAAEQVAREEHSLLIFAEGHRTRDGEIGPFMRTGLKVVLARARRPVYCIVEDGLWHVRTFADVCLRFADSSAEVVVLGPFEAPAGKDIEGFIESLRERMVTALREIRARRQGREGTAA